Genomic window (Jeotgalibaca ciconiae):
TTCCAGTCTGCACAAGCTCGGGACGCTAGCAGATAATTTGCTGCAACAATCACGTAAGCAAGTAGCAGACTTATTGAGCGTTTCTCCGAAAGAGATTTTTTTTACGAGCGGTGGAACAGAAGGGGATAACTGGGTGATCAAAGGCACTGCCATGGAAAAAAGAATGTATGGAAAACATTTGATCACATCCAGTATTGAACATCCTGCCGTTTCAAGATCGATGCAACAATTAGAGAAGTTGGGTTTTGAAGTAACTTATTTGCCAGTTAATAAAGAAGGTTTGATTTCTGTGACGGATTTGAAAGAAGCTATTCGGGAAGATACGATTCTAGTTTCTCTTATTGCTGTTAATAATGAAGTGGGTTCAATCCAACCTATCAAGGAAGTGGGGGAATTGTTGAAGAATCATCCAACAATCCATTTTCACGTAGACGCTGTTCAAGCAGTAACAGAGTTTAATCAAATTTTATTGCATCCTAGAATCGATTTTCTTGTGTTGTCTGCTCATAAATTCCATGGACCAAAAGGAGTCGGGATTGTCTATAAAAAGCATGGAAAACGAATTGCACCCTTGCTGTCAGGCGGCGGGCAAGAATCGGGCGAGAGAAGTTCAACTGAAAATATTGGCGGAATTGCAGCAACGGCTAAAGCGCTTCGGATGACAATAGAAAGAAAAGAGGCAGCTCGCCAAAAAGAGCTGGCAATTCGAGATTATATCCGATCATTTTTAGAACAATATCCTAATGTTCAGTTGTTTAGTCATGAAGAAGGAGCTGCTCATATTCTATGTTTTGCTTTGCAGGGTGTCCGTGGTGAAGTGATGGTACATGCTTTTGAACAAGAAGACATAATCATCTCTACTACCAGTGCCTGCTCAAGTAAAAAAGGAGAGGTACCTGCCACCTTAGAGTCGATGAGTGTACCTTCGGAATGGTCAAAATGCGCCGTGCGATTAAGTTTCGGCGAGGAAAACACCATGGAAGAAGCCAAACGGTTTACTGAAGTATTTAAACAGTTACATAAAAAATTTAACATTATTCAAAAATAGAGAGGAATTCACTATGGAAACACGTATCCAAATTCGCTTCGGTGAATTATCTACTAAAGGTAGAAATAAAAGAAGATTTATTCAAAAACTTGCACAAAATATTCGTTTCGCTACCAAGGAATTCAGCCAAATAAAAATTAAACCGGACCATGATTTTATCTTTTTAGATTTAAATGGGGCAGATGAAAAAAGCGTCATTGAAAAATTGAAAGATGTTTTTGGGATTCAAAGCTTTTCGCCTGTTTATGTTTTACCGCGCGATTTCGAAACAGCACGAAAATTTATCGTTGATTTAGTAAATGATATGGAGCCAGCCGGAAAAACATTTAAAATTGCTACTCGTCGTGCAGACCATAGTTACGAACATGATACAAATTGGTTGAATGCTGAGTTTGGCGCTGCCGTTTTAGAAAGTATCCCAGAAATAGCTGTTCAAGTAAAAAAACCAGAAATAACTGTGCGGGTAGATGTAAAAAAAGAACACTTTTTGATAAGTACGAAAAAGTATCAGGGAGCTGGAGGATTGCCAGTGGGAACAAGCGGCAAAGGAGTCATTATGCTTTCTGGCGGAATTGATTCCCCTGTTGCGGGCTATCTTGCAATGAAACGTGGCGTGGAAATTGAAGCTGTTCATTTCCATAGTCCGCCTTACACAAGTCCACAAGCGCTGCAAAAAGCAAAAGATTTAACTGCAAAATTAACTCGTTACGGAGGAAATGTCCAGTTTATCGAAGTTCCTTTTACAGAAATTCAAGAAGAAATTAAAGCAAAAGTACCAGAAGGTTATTTAATGACAGTTACAAGAAGAATGATGTTGCGCTTAACAGATGCGATTCGCGAACAAAGAAATGCTTTAGCGATTTTTAATGGGGAAAGTTTGGGGCAAGTTGCTTCGCAAACGTTGGAAAGTATGATTGCCATCAATGATGTGACAAACACCCCCATTATCCGTCCTGTAGCAACACTCGACAAGCAAGAAATTATCGATATCGCTCAAAAGATTGATACGTTCGATTTATCAATTCAACCTTTTGAAGATTGCTGTACCATTTTTGCACCGACTGCACCAAAGACAAAACCACGAGCGGATAAAGCTCGTTATTATGAAGATAAATTAGATGTAGATGCTTTAATCCAGCGTGCTATGGATGGGTTGGTCATAACAAATATTACTTCAGAGTTATCCAGCCAACAACAAAATAAAGATACTTTTTCTGGGTTATTATAACTTGCTTCATCGAAATAAAAAGAGTTATTCCTTACTTTTCCAAACAAACTTGGTATAATGAAGATATTGAGACGAGGAGGAATCGAATATGAAAATTACATTTAAAGGTGAGCCAATAGAGCTTGAAGGAACGCAACCAACAGTTGGAGAGAAAGCTCCAGCATTTTCATTGAAGAACACAGCAGGGGAAGAAGTAAGCACAGAGAGTTTAGCTGGAAAAGTTACAATTTTAAGTGTCTTCCCGAATATCAATACGAGTGTTTGTGATAAGCAGACGCGTGAATTTAATGAAGTTGCTTCTGATATTGAAGGGGTTCGTCTAGTTTCCGTATCAAAAAATACCAATGAAGAATTGACAGAATGGTGTGCTGCAAAGGGATTGCAAATGGAGATGCTCTCGGATGACGGATCGTTTGGTAAAGCATTTGGCGTTTACATTCCTGAGGTTGATTTGTTGGCACGCAGTGTCTTTGTTATTGATGAGAATGGTTTAGTCGGTTATAAAGAAATTCTTCCAGAATCAGGTGGACCTGAGCCAAATTATGAAGCGGCAGTAGAAGCTGCAAAAGATTTAGTTTAAGATATTGTGATTTCTGTTGACAGATGATAAACTAGTAAAGAATATTGATGCGATTGTACAAGGAAGAGTAAACTAAAATTTGATTATGAAGAGAGAAAAGCATAAGGTGGGAGCTTTTTTAATCAATTGGTTGAACGTAGCCTTAGAAGCAAATAGAGTGAAGGCTTATTAGCTGAGTAGCTTTATTCGGAGACTTCTCCGTTACCAAAAATGAGAGATGGGGGAAACCCTGTAAGCTTAGGTGGTACCGCGATTGATTCGTCCTGCATTTTATGTAGGGCGATTTTTTTATAGACTAGGGGATTATAAGTTCAGCCAACAATGTCTGGCTCCCAAGTCCTGACCTAATGAAAAAAAGATAAATTTGCCCCATTGCGCGCTTCGCTGCTCATTCAGGGTCAAATTTCCTATTTTTTCATAGGTCAAGGCGGACTTGTCCGCTTTTCTTAATTGATAAGAAACCAGCAGAAAGAAAGGAAGAAAAATATGTCGATTGATCATACAATGTCAACGAAATACCAACCAAATGAAGTTGAAAAAGGAAAATATAAAAAATGGGTGGAAGAGAGACTATTCCGTCCAAATGGAAATCCAGATGCAAAACCATATTCAATTGTAATTCCCCCTCCAAATGTTACAGGACGGTTGCATTTAGGGCATGCTTGGGACGTTAGCTTGCAAGATATGCTGATTCGGATGAAGAGAATGCAAGGATATGATACTCTATGGCTTCCAGGCATGGATCATGCAGGAATTGCAACACAAGCAAAAGTAGAAGCAAAATTGGCTGAACAAGGAGTTTCTCGTCATGATTTAGGTCGTGAG
Coding sequences:
- the thiI gene encoding tRNA uracil 4-sulfurtransferase ThiI, with the protein product METRIQIRFGELSTKGRNKRRFIQKLAQNIRFATKEFSQIKIKPDHDFIFLDLNGADEKSVIEKLKDVFGIQSFSPVYVLPRDFETARKFIVDLVNDMEPAGKTFKIATRRADHSYEHDTNWLNAEFGAAVLESIPEIAVQVKKPEITVRVDVKKEHFLISTKKYQGAGGLPVGTSGKGVIMLSGGIDSPVAGYLAMKRGVEIEAVHFHSPPYTSPQALQKAKDLTAKLTRYGGNVQFIEVPFTEIQEEIKAKVPEGYLMTVTRRMMLRLTDAIREQRNALAIFNGESLGQVASQTLESMIAINDVTNTPIIRPVATLDKQEIIDIAQKIDTFDLSIQPFEDCCTIFAPTAPKTKPRADKARYYEDKLDVDALIQRAMDGLVITNITSELSSQQQNKDTFSGLL
- a CDS encoding cysteine desulfurase family protein, which codes for MIYFDNSATTYMYPEALDTYVKVNQSFFGNPSSLHKLGTLADNLLQQSRKQVADLLSVSPKEIFFTSGGTEGDNWVIKGTAMEKRMYGKHLITSSIEHPAVSRSMQQLEKLGFEVTYLPVNKEGLISVTDLKEAIREDTILVSLIAVNNEVGSIQPIKEVGELLKNHPTIHFHVDAVQAVTEFNQILLHPRIDFLVLSAHKFHGPKGVGIVYKKHGKRIAPLLSGGGQESGERSSTENIGGIAATAKALRMTIERKEAARQKELAIRDYIRSFLEQYPNVQLFSHEEGAAHILCFALQGVRGEVMVHAFEQEDIIISTTSACSSKKGEVPATLESMSVPSEWSKCAVRLSFGEENTMEEAKRFTEVFKQLHKKFNIIQK
- the tpx gene encoding thiol peroxidase, coding for MKITFKGEPIELEGTQPTVGEKAPAFSLKNTAGEEVSTESLAGKVTILSVFPNINTSVCDKQTREFNEVASDIEGVRLVSVSKNTNEELTEWCAAKGLQMEMLSDDGSFGKAFGVYIPEVDLLARSVFVIDENGLVGYKEILPESGGPEPNYEAAVEAAKDLV